In Bordetella genomosp. 11, the sequence TTTCTGCAAAGCGTTGAGCGCAGCCCCGACGCGCCGGCAATCGCCGACGGGACGCTCGTGCGCACCTATGGGCTATGGCACGCCGACATCGCCGCGCTCGCGGCGGGCCTGGATGCGCTGGGATTGCGGCGCGGCGACCGCGTGCTGGCGGTATTGCAGAACCGCTTCGAGATGGCGACGCTGCATTGGGCATGCCAGTTCAAGGGCATCGTCGTCACGCCGCTGAACTGGCGCGCGAAACCCGACGAGGTCGAGTATTGCGCGCGCGATGCGCAGGTGCGCGCGGTGTTCTACGAACCGGTCAGCGCCGAATCCGTGCTGGGCAGCCCGGCCGCCGCCAGCCTGCCCAAAGTGGCGGCCGGCGGAGCCCCGGGCGCCCTGGTCACCTTCGAGGCGCTGCTTGCCGCGCATGCGGGCGCGGCGCTGGTGCCGCAGGCGCAGGCGGACGATTTCTCGCTGATGTTGTACACGTCCGGTACGACCGGCAAGCCCAAGGGCGTGCCGCGCCGCCACCGCCACGAGCGCGCCGCCGCGCTGGCGCATGTCGCGCAGAACCTGTATCGGCGCGGCGAACGCACGCTGGGCGTGATGCCGCTGTACCACACCATGGGGGTGCGTTCGCTGCTGTCGATGGCGATGGTGGACGGCCTGTTCGCCTGCCTGCCGAAATTCGATACCGGGCTGGCGCTGGCGGCAATCGCCGAACACCGGTTGACCTGCCTGTACCTGGTGCCGACGCTGTACCACGATATGCTGGCGCATCGCGAACGGCATGGCGGCGACGTATCGTCGGTGACCAAGCTGGGCTTTGCCGGGGCGCCCATGCACGACGCCCTGTTGCAGCGCCTGAAGGCGGTCTTCGCGCCCGAGCTGTTCGTCAACCACTACGGGTCTTCGGAGGTTTACACCTGCGCCGTGGATCCCGACGCGTCGCGCAAGCCGGGCAGCGCGGGCAGGGCGGGCATCAACACGCGCCTGCGCGTCATGCGGCTGGGCGCATCGTCGCCCGACGCCATCGCGCCGCGCGGCGAAGAAGGCGAAATCATCGCCGACCTGATGGGCGACGAAGCCTTCGAAGGCTATTGGAACCGCCCGGATGCCAATGCCAAGTCCATGCTGGACGGGTGGTATCGCACCGGAGACACCGGCTACATCGACGAGGACGGCGATCTGTTCGTGACCGGCCGGGTCGACGACATGATCATCAGCGGCGGCGAAAACATATCGCCGGTGGATATCGAATCGGTCCTGTCCCTGCACCCGGCGGTGGACGAAGTGGCGGTCGCCGGGCTGCCCGACGAACGCTGGGGCCAGCGCGTCGTGGCGTTCGTCAAGCGGCATGCGCCGGTGGACGAGGCGGCGCTGGATGCCCACTGCCGGCAATCCGACCTGCTGAATTTCAAGCGCCCGCGCGAGTACGTCTTTGTGCAGGCCATACCCAAATCGCCGGTGGGCAAGGTGCTGCGGCGCAAGCTGATCGCCGGCGAGTACGACGCGGATCGTGCCGCGGCGGCCGGGCCGTCCGCATCCGCGGAACCGTCCGCCGCGTCCGCGCCCGCCGGCGGCAAGTCCGCCTGACCCGGCATTACCGAACCTAATCCGTCCCGGAGCTGCATTCCATGACAACTTCCACCCCGGCTACGCCCTACACCGACCTGCGCGCGTGGCTGAACAACCTGGCCGCCACCGGGCGCATGGCCGTCATCCGCGACGGCGCCGCGCTGGAGCACGAGGTGGCGGCCATCGCCAAAAGACTGGACGGCCGGCAGGCTGCCTATTTCAAGCAGCCGGGCGGCCATCCGATGCCGGTGGTGTCCGGCTTCATGTCGCGCCGCGCGTGGATCGCCGAGGCCATGGGCGTGCCGGAATCCGGCCTGCTGGCGGCCTACCGCCGCGCGGCCGAGGCGCCGCTGCCCTGTGAAGAAGTGCCGGCGGGGCAGGCGGCCTGCCAGCAGGTCGTGCATCGCGACCCCGATGTGCGCGCCCTGCTGCCCGTGCCCACGCACAGCGAACACGACAACGGCCCCTACATCACGGCCGGCATGGTCATCGCGCGCAATCCCGTGACGGGCGTGCAGAACGTCTCGATCAACCGCATCCAGGTGCATGCGGGCGACCGCATGGCTATCCTGCTGCTGCCGCGGCATTTGCATGCCTTCTACAAAGAGGCCGAAAAGCGCGGCCAGGATCTGTCGGTGGCCATCGTCATCGGCGCCGATCCACTGACGCTGCTGGCCTCGCAGGCCATTATGCCGATCGACCACGACGAGCTGGAAATCGCGGGCGCGCTGCAGGGGCGTCCCCTGCCGGTCGCGCGTTGCATGACCAGCGATATCCACGTTCCCGCCGACGCCGAGATCGTCATCGAAGGCCGCATCCTGCACGACGTGCGCGAAGCGGAAGGGCCGTTCGGCGAGTTCCCCCGCTATTACAGCGCGCGCGAACAGCGCGAAGTGATCGCGGTGGACCTGGTCACCCACCGCCGCGATCCGGTATTCCACACTATTGTTCCCGCCGAGATGGAACACCTGCTGCTGGGGTCCATCCCGCGCGAAGCGACGCTGCTGGCGCACCTGCAGCGCAGTTTCCCCGGCGTGTCCGACGTGCACCTGTCGATCGGCGGGGTGGGGCGCTATCACCTGTTCGTGCGCTTGCGCAAAACGCATGAGGGCCAGCCCAAGAACGTCATCCTGTGCGCCTTCGGCGCGCACTACGACATCAAGCAGGTCGTGGTGGTGGACGAGGACGTGGAGGTACACGATCCGCGGCAGGTGGAGTGGGCCGTGGCCACGCGCTTCCAGGCCGACCGCGATCTGGTGGTCATATCGGGCGCGCAGGGTTCGGTCCTGGACCCGTCGACCACGGTGGCCGCCGGCGCGGGCGCCGATACCGTGCCCGCCCATTTGCAGGGCATCAGCGCCAAGATGGGACTGGATGCCACCCGTCCCGTGTCCTACCACGAACACGTGTTCACCAAGGTCCGGATTCCCGGCGAGGAAGAGATCGATCTGGGATCCTGGATCGAGACGGATGCCGGCGTGGACTTCAATGCGGTGTCCGATCGATGAGCAAGGCGCCTCGCAAACGGCTGGTCGTGGCGATCACCGGCGCCAGCGGCGCCATCTACGGCGTGCGCATCCTGCAGTACCTGCGCCGCTGCCCGGACTGGGAGAGCCACCTGGTGCTGTCCCACTCCGGCGCGTTGACCGCGGCGCAGGAGCTGGACCTCAAGCGTGGCGAGATCGAGGATCTTGCCGATGTCGTGCACAACGTCAAGGACATCGGCGCCTCGGTGGCCAGCGGATCCTTTCGCACCGAAGGCATGGTTGTCGCGCCATGTTCGATGAAGACACTGGCGGCCATTGCGCTGGGGCTGGCCGATAACCTGGTCAGCCGCGCGGCCGACGTGGCCTTCAAGGAACGGCGCAGGGTGGTCCTGCTGGCGCGCGAAACGCCGCTGAACCTCGCGCACCTGCGCAATATGACCAGCGTGACCGAGATGGGCGGCATCGTCT encodes:
- a CDS encoding AMP-binding protein translates to MLDLGRTFLQSVERSPDAPAIADGTLVRTYGLWHADIAALAAGLDALGLRRGDRVLAVLQNRFEMATLHWACQFKGIVVTPLNWRAKPDEVEYCARDAQVRAVFYEPVSAESVLGSPAAASLPKVAAGGAPGALVTFEALLAAHAGAALVPQAQADDFSLMLYTSGTTGKPKGVPRRHRHERAAALAHVAQNLYRRGERTLGVMPLYHTMGVRSLLSMAMVDGLFACLPKFDTGLALAAIAEHRLTCLYLVPTLYHDMLAHRERHGGDVSSVTKLGFAGAPMHDALLQRLKAVFAPELFVNHYGSSEVYTCAVDPDASRKPGSAGRAGINTRLRVMRLGASSPDAIAPRGEEGEIIADLMGDEAFEGYWNRPDANAKSMLDGWYRTGDTGYIDEDGDLFVTGRVDDMIISGGENISPVDIESVLSLHPAVDEVAVAGLPDERWGQRVVAFVKRHAPVDEAALDAHCRQSDLLNFKRPREYVFVQAIPKSPVGKVLRRKLIAGEYDADRAAAAGPSASAEPSAASAPAGGKSA
- a CDS encoding UbiD family decarboxylase is translated as MTTSTPATPYTDLRAWLNNLAATGRMAVIRDGAALEHEVAAIAKRLDGRQAAYFKQPGGHPMPVVSGFMSRRAWIAEAMGVPESGLLAAYRRAAEAPLPCEEVPAGQAACQQVVHRDPDVRALLPVPTHSEHDNGPYITAGMVIARNPVTGVQNVSINRIQVHAGDRMAILLLPRHLHAFYKEAEKRGQDLSVAIVIGADPLTLLASQAIMPIDHDELEIAGALQGRPLPVARCMTSDIHVPADAEIVIEGRILHDVREAEGPFGEFPRYYSAREQREVIAVDLVTHRRDPVFHTIVPAEMEHLLLGSIPREATLLAHLQRSFPGVSDVHLSIGGVGRYHLFVRLRKTHEGQPKNVILCAFGAHYDIKQVVVVDEDVEVHDPRQVEWAVATRFQADRDLVVISGAQGSVLDPSTTVAAGAGADTVPAHLQGISAKMGLDATRPVSYHEHVFTKVRIPGEEEIDLGSWIETDAGVDFNAVSDR
- a CDS encoding UbiX family flavin prenyltransferase, producing MSKAPRKRLVVAITGASGAIYGVRILQYLRRCPDWESHLVLSHSGALTAAQELDLKRGEIEDLADVVHNVKDIGASVASGSFRTEGMVVAPCSMKTLAAIALGLADNLVSRAADVAFKERRRVVLLARETPLNLAHLRNMTSVTEMGGIVFPPVPAFYNQPATLDDVVNHTVGRVLDLFGIHHDDLLERWEGLRKPAAAPASGFSHSEGANP